A stretch of the Polluticoccus soli genome encodes the following:
- a CDS encoding T6SS immunity protein Tdi1 domain-containing protein, producing MAMKQIDCAKNLDNIDTTDLLSAWGWRIDELDSIVLVTLLGDVFLLGDDGAIYWLQTDSGDLTAVADSMKEFNEMLDDEETFEEWFLTPVLEVLLDAGKTLKENEVYSYKVLPVLGGDYTVDNIEPVDIRVHFDTTGQICEQIQDLPDGTEVDINVK from the coding sequence ATGGCAATGAAACAGATCGACTGCGCTAAGAACCTGGACAATATAGATACTACCGACCTCCTTTCCGCCTGGGGATGGCGCATCGATGAGCTCGATTCCATCGTGCTGGTGACGCTTTTGGGTGATGTATTTCTACTGGGCGACGATGGAGCGATTTACTGGCTGCAAACCGACAGCGGCGACCTGACCGCGGTTGCCGACAGCATGAAAGAGTTCAATGAAATGCTGGATGATGAAGAGACGTTTGAGGAGTGGTTCCTGACACCGGTGCTGGAAGTGCTCCTGGACGCAGGCAAAACACTAAAGGAAAATGAGGTGTACAGTTATAAGGTTCTTCCTGTTTTAGGCGGCGATTATACTGTTGACAATATTGAACCTGTCGATATTCGCGTTCATTTTGACACAACGGGGCAAATATGCGAGCAAATACAAGATCTGCCTGATGGAACAGAGGTTGATATCAATGTAAAGTAA
- a CDS encoding glycosyltransferase family 2 protein: MLNQKKIVVVLPAYKAALTLERTYNEIPFDIVDDVVLVDDNSPDDTVAEAARLGIKHIVKHEVNKGYGGNQKSCYKKALELGADIVVMLHPDYQYTPKLIHAMSAVIAYDVYPVSLGSRILGNGALKGGMPLYKYICNRFLTLFENIMIGQKLSEYHTGYRAFSAEVIKAIDFTYNSDDFVFDNEMLSQIFMRGFEIGEVTCPTKYFEEASSINFSRSMKYGMGVLRVSVIHRLHKWGIKHKLYNSPAAS, translated from the coding sequence ATGTTGAATCAAAAAAAAATAGTTGTAGTACTGCCAGCTTACAAAGCAGCGCTTACCCTGGAACGTACATATAATGAAATACCATTTGACATAGTGGATGACGTGGTACTGGTAGATGACAATAGCCCAGACGACACCGTGGCAGAAGCTGCGCGCCTGGGTATCAAACATATTGTGAAGCATGAGGTAAATAAGGGTTATGGTGGTAACCAGAAAAGCTGCTATAAAAAGGCGCTGGAACTTGGCGCCGACATCGTGGTGATGCTGCACCCCGACTACCAATACACGCCAAAGCTCATTCACGCCATGTCTGCCGTCATTGCTTATGATGTTTACCCGGTGTCACTTGGTTCCAGGATATTGGGCAATGGTGCGCTGAAAGGAGGCATGCCGCTTTATAAATACATATGCAACCGCTTTCTTACCCTGTTCGAAAATATTATGATCGGACAGAAACTGAGCGAGTACCATACAGGATACCGGGCTTTTTCGGCCGAGGTCATCAAGGCTATCGACTTCACCTATAATAGCGACGATTTCGTTTTTGACAACGAGATGCTTTCCCAGATATTTATGCGTGGCTTTGAAATAGGCGAAGTGACCTGTCCAACTAAGTATTTTGAAGAAGCTTCCAGCATCAACTTTAGCCGCAGCATGAAATATGGCATGGGAGTATTGCGTGTTTCGGTTATACACCGCCTGCATAAATGGGGCATTAAGCACAAACTGTACAACAGCCCGGCGGCTTCATAA
- a CDS encoding T9SS type A sorting domain-containing protein has translation MKQKIILFAVSALVATKMQAQQLTFGVSGNAYQHGIGVYNMVPGPYTSGYTAGAAWSHVTLDFTHRFVVDFKAMIQPRGLNLPEDVADGFVMVFGSHINTTTGGTLGGVTGNDMGYYSPVPGTSLDLESNSIGVEFDFDNDGPAMEDADPNLSNPHVMITRNADVHNVLMQPVFPGFVKAKADFPNGGAFYDATKHKYRVEWDCADQLLSVYQDGIQVVFTTFDPSVEFTNPAAVKWGFTAARGDLNPTATPGGAQITIWNPVIQQSQVCNGCNASLSLDFASYYCDYTNNTYQVGINYNWIPLPGYIMNSVGIEFGDGSKYSTNTQTGFSPITHTYATHGWYNLKLNANSLNQTTGEQCNEPIDVYFWRPDCTALHQFPDEEVGWLDIAPKFSNTQDGTTNTAASSASMTTLYNDNIKLYPNPSTGDMKIELSNSFIEINVTDMMGRTVFDESYSSITSKTIDLNRLPNGIYLISVTASDGKEYKEKIQLNK, from the coding sequence ATGAAACAAAAGATTATTTTATTTGCAGTATCTGCATTGGTTGCTACGAAAATGCAAGCACAGCAACTTACTTTTGGCGTGTCTGGGAATGCTTACCAACATGGCATCGGCGTTTACAATATGGTGCCCGGTCCTTACACTAGCGGTTATACAGCCGGAGCTGCATGGAGCCATGTCACCCTTGATTTTACGCACAGGTTTGTAGTCGATTTTAAAGCGATGATACAACCCAGAGGACTAAACCTTCCGGAAGACGTTGCGGATGGCTTTGTGATGGTTTTTGGTAGTCACATCAATACTACTACTGGTGGCACCCTTGGAGGCGTCACTGGTAATGATATGGGATATTATTCTCCTGTACCTGGAACTTCGCTGGATCTTGAGAGTAATTCAATAGGTGTCGAATTTGATTTTGACAATGATGGTCCCGCGATGGAGGATGCCGATCCGAATTTGTCCAATCCTCATGTGATGATCACAAGAAATGCAGACGTGCATAACGTATTGATGCAGCCGGTATTTCCTGGTTTTGTTAAAGCTAAAGCTGACTTTCCGAATGGTGGCGCATTCTATGATGCGACTAAACATAAATACCGTGTGGAATGGGATTGTGCGGACCAGCTGTTAAGTGTCTACCAAGATGGTATACAAGTAGTATTTACGACGTTCGATCCCAGTGTTGAATTTACGAATCCTGCGGCGGTAAAGTGGGGGTTTACTGCGGCGAGGGGTGATTTAAACCCAACAGCAACTCCGGGGGGCGCCCAGATCACTATTTGGAATCCAGTAATTCAACAAAGTCAGGTATGTAATGGCTGCAATGCATCTCTCAGCTTGGATTTCGCAAGCTACTATTGTGACTATACAAATAACACTTACCAGGTTGGAATAAACTACAATTGGATCCCGCTTCCAGGTTACATAATGAATTCTGTGGGTATTGAGTTTGGTGATGGTAGCAAGTATTCAACTAACACTCAAACTGGCTTTTCGCCAATAACCCACACTTATGCCACTCATGGATGGTATAATTTGAAGTTGAACGCTAATAGCCTAAATCAGACCACAGGTGAACAATGTAATGAACCAATTGATGTTTATTTTTGGCGCCCCGATTGTACGGCGCTGCACCAATTTCCTGATGAAGAAGTGGGATGGTTGGATATTGCACCAAAATTCTCAAACACCCAAGACGGCACCACCAATACCGCTGCCTCGAGTGCAAGTATGACCACTCTATACAATGATAATATTAAGTTATATCCCAATCCGTCAACTGGCGATATGAAGATAGAACTGTCTAACTCGTTCATCGAAATTAACGTTACCGATATGATGGGTAGAACAGTATTTGACGAATCCTACAGTAGTATTACCTCGAAGACGATTGATCTCAACAGGTTGCCAAACGGCATATATTTAATAAGTGTTACAGCTTCTGATGGTAAAGAATACAAAGAAAAGATACAATTAAACAAATAG
- a CDS encoding T9SS type A sorting domain-containing protein, which translates to MKRKFFAAAACTMLAATMQAQPLNNALLTSGSATGWINGHINMVPGPYNNNYVVGAAWSQITVDFTKSFKIDFKAMIQPRGLNLGEDVNDGFVVVFGSNINNTMGGTTGGVTGNDMGYYSPVPGTSPDLESNSIGVEFDFDADYDNSTPPQLVMNDINQAHVMIARNADFNNVLQQPIFGVFPPARAILPNGSALYDAKKHDYRIEWSCDIQHLTIYQDGQYVVNATFNPTLEFTNPAAVKWGFTAARDNITNAPGDPILGAGTQITIWNWVVQQSNQCLSCITQSADLDFSATVDCDNPTNKCIVKITPSWQLAPGYIWQNTRIDLGDGTPWFLLTPLNIASPTTFSHTYVNPGTYTITMRANAAYPIEGTDPECDEIITVTFYRPDCAFMVANDEWHSGWSDAQQKMTDGNEIYNEENQFSDMVDLKNEILLYPNPTNGKLKIETRQPSRAIVIADVTGRTVFGETYKEANSRTVDMSTFPDGLYLVTVTGSDGKQYKDKIQLSK; encoded by the coding sequence ATGAAAAGAAAATTTTTTGCGGCTGCTGCATGTACCATGTTAGCGGCAACAATGCAGGCTCAACCACTTAACAACGCCCTCCTTACCTCGGGAAGTGCTACTGGCTGGATCAATGGACACATTAATATGGTGCCAGGCCCTTACAACAACAATTACGTGGTGGGTGCAGCGTGGAGCCAGATCACCGTCGATTTTACGAAAAGTTTTAAGATCGATTTTAAAGCTATGATTCAACCGAGAGGACTAAATCTTGGAGAAGATGTTAACGACGGTTTTGTGGTGGTATTTGGCAGCAATATCAATAATACTATGGGGGGCACTACAGGTGGTGTTACTGGCAACGACATGGGATATTATTCCCCTGTGCCGGGTACGTCGCCAGATCTGGAAAGCAATTCGATCGGTGTCGAGTTTGACTTTGATGCTGATTATGATAATAGTACGCCACCGCAACTGGTGATGAACGATATCAATCAGGCCCACGTAATGATCGCGCGGAACGCTGATTTCAATAACGTATTGCAGCAGCCTATATTTGGCGTTTTTCCCCCAGCAAGAGCCATTTTGCCTAATGGGTCAGCATTGTATGACGCTAAAAAGCATGACTACCGAATTGAATGGAGCTGTGATATTCAGCATTTAACCATTTACCAGGATGGTCAGTACGTGGTAAACGCTACCTTTAATCCTACTCTCGAATTTACAAACCCGGCGGCGGTGAAATGGGGTTTTACAGCTGCAAGGGATAATATTACCAATGCCCCCGGAGATCCAATCTTAGGTGCTGGTACCCAAATCACTATCTGGAATTGGGTGGTGCAGCAAAGTAACCAGTGCTTATCTTGTATCACGCAGTCGGCTGATTTGGATTTTTCTGCTACTGTAGATTGCGATAACCCTACTAACAAATGTATCGTGAAGATAACACCATCGTGGCAGTTAGCGCCAGGCTATATCTGGCAAAACACCCGCATTGACCTAGGCGATGGTACACCGTGGTTTTTACTAACGCCACTAAATATAGCATCTCCGACGACATTTTCACACACCTATGTCAATCCCGGGACTTATACCATAACTATGCGCGCTAACGCTGCATATCCCATAGAAGGAACAGACCCCGAATGTGATGAAATTATTACAGTCACTTTTTACCGACCTGATTGTGCATTTATGGTTGCCAATGACGAATGGCATTCTGGCTGGTCTGATGCGCAGCAGAAGATGACCGACGGTAATGAGATATACAATGAAGAAAATCAATTTTCGGATATGGTTGATTTGAAAAACGAGATACTGTTGTATCCGAACCCTACAAATGGGAAACTGAAAATAGAAACACGGCAACCATCCCGCGCAATTGTAATTGCCGATGTGACGGGGCGAACTGTATTTGGCGAAACCTACAAAGAAGCTAACTCGAGGACCGTTGATATGTCGACTTTCCCTGATGGTTTATACCTGGTCACCGTTACAGGCTCCGATGGAAAGCAATATAAGGATAAGATACAGTTAAGCAAGTAA
- a CDS encoding NYN domain-containing protein, whose protein sequence is MTNTNELRFAVLIDADNVPSGNLKEMMEEIAKYGIPTFKRIYADWTKPHVARWKDLLLEHGITPIQQYSYTTGKNATDSAMIIDAMDILYSGRVDGFCIISSDSDFTRLALRLREAGMKVIGMGQKKTPAPFIAACDKFVYIEILKRRSEKPQQDLVVVGTAQPKRKTEQPHREEAEEADIIRKVDQVVIDLISSTIVDVAGEDGWAYLGDVGNLLAKKQPDFDARNYGFKKLVLLIKSIDAFEIDERASDKGSRNLRHVYIRLKPAPAKPKPRRGGRKKKEEQ, encoded by the coding sequence ATGACCAATACCAACGAACTCCGCTTTGCAGTCCTCATCGACGCCGACAACGTGCCCTCGGGCAACCTGAAGGAGATGATGGAGGAGATAGCGAAATACGGTATCCCCACCTTCAAGCGCATATACGCCGACTGGACCAAACCCCACGTGGCCCGCTGGAAGGACCTGCTGCTGGAGCACGGCATCACCCCCATACAACAATACAGCTATACCACCGGCAAGAACGCCACCGACAGCGCCATGATCATTGACGCTATGGATATACTCTACAGCGGCCGTGTAGACGGCTTCTGCATCATCAGCAGCGACAGCGACTTTACCCGCCTTGCACTGCGCCTGCGCGAAGCAGGTATGAAAGTGATAGGCATGGGGCAGAAGAAGACCCCGGCACCCTTTATAGCCGCCTGCGACAAGTTTGTGTACATAGAGATACTGAAACGCCGCAGCGAGAAACCCCAGCAAGACCTGGTGGTTGTAGGCACTGCCCAGCCAAAGCGAAAAACGGAGCAGCCACATCGCGAAGAAGCTGAGGAGGCAGACATCATCCGCAAGGTAGACCAGGTGGTAATAGACCTTATATCCTCAACCATAGTAGACGTAGCCGGCGAGGACGGCTGGGCCTACCTCGGCGATGTGGGCAACCTGCTGGCCAAAAAACAGCCCGATTTCGATGCCCGTAACTATGGCTTTAAAAAGCTGGTATTACTTATTAAAAGTATAGATGCGTTTGAGATAGACGAGCGTGCTTCAGACAAAGGCAGCCGCAACCTCAGGCATGTATACATCCGGCTGAAACCCGCGCCAGCAAAGCCTAAGCCCAGGCGTGGCGGGCGTAAAAAGAAGGAGGAACAATAG
- a CDS encoding T9SS type A sorting domain-containing protein: MKKLYLSILLMSGGLFAMAQSDSKPQASDIPYSAITEVAIAPNPAKDHIMVSLPLPASGASDIVVQDMLGRRLGVYHTTSQETKLNISQWHEGVYLLSANTKDGMVTKRFIKAN, translated from the coding sequence ATGAAGAAATTATACTTATCTATATTGTTAATGTCGGGCGGCTTATTTGCCATGGCCCAATCGGACAGCAAGCCGCAGGCCTCAGATATTCCTTATTCTGCTATTACGGAAGTAGCCATCGCCCCCAACCCCGCAAAGGATCATATAATGGTATCGCTGCCCCTGCCGGCCAGTGGCGCCAGCGACATCGTTGTCCAGGACATGCTGGGTCGTCGTTTGGGCGTGTACCACACCACCAGCCAGGAGACAAAGCTAAACATCTCCCAGTGGCACGAAGGGGTGTACCTGCTCTCTGCCAATACCAAAGACGGAATGGTCACCAAGCGCTTCATAAAAGCGAACTAA
- a CDS encoding Glu/Leu/Phe/Val family dehydrogenase — MVETATAKAAKAQHYSFFQGVERNFDKASTYTRFEKGILEQIKACNSIYQMKFPVRIGDKVEVIEAFRVQHSHHKLPCKGGIRYSMDVNQDEVMALAALMTYKCAIVNVPFGGAKGGIKINPKNYTPFELEKITRRYASELVKKNFIGAGIDVPAPDYGTGAREMSWIADTYASLKPGDVNALGCVTGKPVSQGGVRGRTEATGLGVFYGVREQCNVADDMKRVGLTPGIAGKRVIVQGLGNVGYHAAKFFYEGGAIIVGLAEYEGGIYDPKGLDLEKVVAHRKATGSILGFPGATDIKNSLETLEQDCDILIPAALENVINSSNADRIKAKIIGEGANGPLTPEADEVLLAKGAIIIPDMYLNAGGVTVSYFEWLKNLSHVRFGRMDKRFSENQNNSILATVESLTGKSVTDIERRQLLHGPDEVDLVYSGLEDTMIGSFHEIREAMMQHNLTDMRTAAFIVAINKVGVAYEELGIFP, encoded by the coding sequence ATGGTAGAAACAGCAACTGCCAAGGCTGCTAAAGCACAACACTACAGCTTCTTCCAGGGCGTTGAACGTAACTTCGACAAGGCCTCTACTTACACTCGTTTCGAAAAAGGTATACTGGAGCAGATCAAAGCCTGCAACTCTATATACCAAATGAAATTCCCTGTGCGCATTGGCGACAAGGTAGAAGTAATTGAAGCATTCCGCGTACAGCACTCGCACCACAAACTGCCTTGTAAAGGTGGTATCCGTTATAGCATGGATGTTAACCAGGACGAAGTGATGGCGCTTGCTGCCCTGATGACCTACAAATGCGCTATCGTAAACGTACCATTTGGTGGTGCTAAAGGCGGTATCAAGATCAACCCTAAGAACTACACTCCGTTCGAACTGGAAAAGATCACCCGCCGTTATGCTTCAGAACTCGTTAAGAAGAACTTCATAGGCGCCGGCATCGACGTACCTGCACCAGACTATGGTACAGGCGCTCGCGAAATGAGCTGGATCGCTGATACATACGCTTCGCTGAAACCAGGCGATGTGAACGCACTTGGTTGCGTAACTGGTAAACCAGTTAGCCAGGGCGGTGTTCGTGGCCGTACTGAAGCTACAGGTCTTGGCGTATTCTACGGTGTTCGCGAGCAATGTAACGTTGCCGACGACATGAAGCGCGTGGGTCTGACTCCTGGTATTGCCGGCAAACGCGTTATCGTACAGGGCCTGGGTAACGTAGGTTACCACGCTGCTAAATTCTTCTACGAAGGTGGTGCTATCATCGTAGGCCTGGCAGAATACGAAGGCGGTATCTACGATCCTAAAGGTCTTGACCTGGAGAAAGTAGTTGCTCACCGTAAGGCTACAGGTTCTATCCTTGGCTTCCCTGGTGCTACCGATATCAAGAACAGCCTCGAAACGCTGGAACAAGATTGCGATATCCTGATCCCTGCTGCGCTTGAGAACGTTATCAACTCTTCTAACGCTGATCGTATCAAAGCTAAGATCATCGGTGAAGGTGCTAACGGACCACTGACTCCTGAAGCTGACGAAGTACTGCTGGCTAAAGGCGCTATCATCATTCCGGACATGTACCTGAACGCAGGTGGTGTTACCGTATCATACTTCGAGTGGCTGAAAAACCTGAGCCACGTACGTTTCGGCCGTATGGACAAACGCTTCAGCGAAAACCAGAACAATTCTATCCTGGCTACAGTTGAAAGCCTGACCGGCAAATCGGTAACCGACATCGAACGTCGCCAGCTGCTGCACGGACCGGACGAGGTTGACCTGGTTTACTCTGGCCTTGAAGATACCATGATCGGTTCTTTCCACGAGATCCGCGAAGCAATGATGCAACACAACTTAACGGATATGCGTACTGCTGCCTTCATCGTTGCCATCAACAAAGTGGGCGTTGCTTACGAAGAACTGGGTATCTTCCCATAG
- a CDS encoding CcmD family protein: MRKAALSFILLFIAAFAQAQETQPEMADAMRSNGKIYVVVLVLATIFAGIVAYLVRLDRKITKIEKNS, encoded by the coding sequence ATGCGTAAAGCAGCTTTATCGTTCATATTACTCTTTATTGCAGCGTTTGCACAAGCTCAAGAAACTCAACCGGAAATGGCTGATGCAATGCGCTCGAACGGCAAAATATACGTTGTGGTTTTAGTATTAGCCACTATCTTTGCCGGGATCGTTGCGTACCTTGTGCGCCTCGACCGAAAGATCACGAAGATTGAGAAAAACAGTTAA
- the ccsA gene encoding cytochrome c biogenesis protein CcsA, translated as MRRSWWKVLSVILVAYAVIGGLLMPVPRQHIINETIRNLYFHVPMWFGMILLFTCAVVYAVKYLRSGNLEHDIYSAEFTKVGILFSILGMLTGMEWANYSWGEPWSNDPKQLGTAICMLIYFAYLILRGGMKDEEKRARLSSVYNVFAYALMIPLLWILPRMVDSLHPGNGGNPGFNSYDLDSKMRMVFYPAVIGWFLVGLWMTTLSIRLHLITHKRDNDFHTTNK; from the coding sequence ATGCGCCGTTCCTGGTGGAAAGTTCTTAGCGTTATATTGGTTGCCTACGCAGTGATAGGCGGCCTTCTCATGCCCGTACCGAGGCAGCATATTATCAACGAGACCATCCGCAACTTATACTTCCACGTACCTATGTGGTTTGGTATGATACTGCTCTTTACCTGCGCGGTAGTATATGCAGTGAAATACCTGCGTAGCGGCAACCTCGAACACGACATCTACTCTGCAGAGTTTACCAAGGTCGGAATCCTGTTTAGCATACTCGGTATGCTTACTGGTATGGAATGGGCCAACTACAGCTGGGGGGAACCCTGGAGCAACGATCCCAAACAACTTGGCACCGCCATCTGCATGCTCATCTACTTCGCCTACCTGATACTGCGCGGCGGTATGAAGGACGAAGAGAAACGTGCAAGACTCAGCTCCGTATACAATGTCTTTGCCTATGCCCTGATGATACCGCTGCTGTGGATACTGCCACGCATGGTTGACTCGCTGCACCCCGGCAATGGTGGCAACCCCGGCTTCAACAGCTACGACCTGGACAGTAAGATGCGTATGGTGTTCTACCCTGCCGTTATCGGCTGGTTCCTGGTGGGACTGTGGATGACTACCCTTTCTATTCGTCTGCACCTGATAACACATAAGCGCGACAACGACTTTCACACAACAAACAAATAG
- a CDS encoding heme exporter protein CcmB, producing the protein MFQGNLLSLIRKDILIEWRQKHTLFGVLLYVGCTVFVVYTMSGQPETRVWNALFWITQLFVATNAVAKSFLQEPQARFRYYFTIVKPSTFMMAKMIYSTILLLAMSLVSLLLFNTLLGNPIIQTGLFVLITAIGSISLSVVFTFLSAIAARANQNAALMAILGFPLVTPMLMMLSQLAIKAIAPVYQTGWGNLAMVLLLLDLLVVALGIILFPFLWQE; encoded by the coding sequence ATGTTTCAGGGCAATTTACTTTCTCTAATTCGCAAGGATATTCTTATTGAGTGGCGTCAAAAACATACACTATTTGGTGTGTTGCTATACGTTGGTTGCACTGTTTTCGTCGTGTACACCATGAGCGGCCAACCAGAAACACGTGTTTGGAATGCGTTGTTCTGGATCACACAACTCTTCGTAGCAACCAACGCTGTCGCCAAAAGTTTTCTACAAGAACCACAAGCGCGCTTCCGCTACTACTTCACCATAGTTAAGCCGTCAACATTCATGATGGCAAAGATGATATATAGTACAATACTGCTATTAGCAATGAGCCTTGTGAGCCTTCTGTTGTTTAATACCCTATTGGGGAATCCTATTATACAAACAGGACTGTTTGTGCTCATCACAGCCATCGGAAGCATCAGTCTTTCAGTTGTATTTACTTTTTTATCTGCTATCGCAGCACGCGCTAATCAGAATGCCGCACTTATGGCCATACTAGGTTTTCCGTTAGTGACGCCGATGCTGATGATGCTGAGCCAGCTGGCAATAAAAGCCATTGCTCCCGTGTACCAGACCGGCTGGGGAAATCTTGCTATGGTATTATTACTACTCGACCTCCTGGTGGTTGCTTTAGGAATAATACTATTCCCGTTCCTGTGGCAGGAATGA